A genome region from Nocardia sp. NBC_00565 includes the following:
- a CDS encoding Txe/YoeB family addiction module toxin, with amino-acid sequence MRVTFVKVAFEDFEHWVSTDRKMALRIMRLIGDIQRDPFNGLGKPEPLKGDKSGYWSRRINDEHRLVYSVAGDTITIVQARYHY; translated from the coding sequence ATGAGAGTAACTTTCGTCAAGGTCGCATTCGAGGACTTCGAGCATTGGGTCAGCACCGACCGTAAGATGGCGTTGCGGATCATGCGGCTGATCGGCGATATCCAGCGCGACCCGTTCAACGGCCTCGGCAAGCCCGAGCCCCTGAAAGGCGACAAGTCCGGCTATTGGTCGCGGCGGATCAACGACGAACACCGCCTGGTGTACTCGGTCGCAGGCGACACCATCACTATCGTGCAGGCCCGCTACCACTACTGA
- a CDS encoding DMT family transporter, translating to MTAVLLALVAAVGYGVSDFFGGVASRRVTALRVVIVSYPMSVLFILVLLPLIGGTPDMASMLWGFAAGVASGLAVWWFYAALASGPMAVVSPLTAILVAGIPVLVGLVIGERPGPLAFAGIAFALGAVYLVSRESPDDVTEEITGGRELRFTRKVALLTIGSGAAFGLAFVFLHETHASAGVWPLLAQRGAASPMVWLIALSTGEFRPLHGEPLRLAAYIAVLDVIANAALLYAFHGSMLSLVSVIGSLYPAATVLLAMVLLGERVGRQQQVGMVLALASVGLIAAA from the coding sequence TTGACCGCTGTCCTACTGGCGCTGGTGGCCGCGGTCGGCTACGGCGTGAGTGATTTCTTCGGCGGTGTGGCATCGCGGCGAGTGACCGCCCTGCGGGTCGTGATCGTCTCCTATCCGATGTCGGTGCTGTTCATCCTCGTGCTGCTACCGCTGATCGGCGGGACTCCGGACATGGCATCGATGCTGTGGGGTTTCGCGGCCGGTGTGGCGAGCGGTCTGGCGGTGTGGTGGTTCTATGCCGCGCTGGCCAGCGGTCCGATGGCGGTGGTGTCGCCGTTGACGGCGATATTGGTCGCGGGCATTCCGGTGCTGGTCGGTCTGGTGATCGGCGAGCGTCCCGGGCCGCTGGCCTTCGCCGGAATCGCCTTCGCGCTCGGCGCGGTGTACCTGGTCAGCCGGGAATCACCCGATGACGTCACCGAGGAGATCACCGGTGGGCGCGAATTGCGCTTCACCCGGAAGGTTGCGCTGCTCACCATCGGCTCGGGTGCGGCCTTCGGACTCGCCTTCGTCTTCCTGCACGAAACGCACGCGAGCGCGGGAGTATGGCCGCTGCTCGCTCAGCGTGGTGCGGCGAGCCCGATGGTGTGGTTGATCGCATTGTCGACCGGAGAGTTCCGGCCGCTGCACGGTGAGCCGCTGCGGTTGGCGGCGTATATCGCGGTGCTGGATGTCATCGCGAATGCCGCACTGCTGTATGCGTTCCACGGGTCGATGTTGTCGCTGGTGAGCGTGATCGGATCGCTGTATCCCGCCGCGACCGTCCTGCTGGCGATGGTGCTGCTCGGTGAGCGGGTCGGTCGCCAGCAGCAGGTCGGAATGGTGCTGGCGCTTGCTTCGGTCGGGTTGATCGCGGCGGCGTGA
- the smpB gene encoding SsrA-binding protein SmpB: protein MKETGRKVIATNRRARHNYTILDTYEAGIALVGTEVKSLREGKASLVDAFATVDNGEVWLRGLHIPEFSHGTWTNHSPRRVRKLLLHKREIERLVGKSREGNQTLVPLSMYFSDGKVKVELALAKGKQDYDKRQDLAKRTAEREVTRELGRRIKGMR from the coding sequence ATGAAGGAAACGGGGCGCAAGGTCATCGCGACCAACCGCCGGGCGCGGCACAACTACACGATCCTGGACACCTACGAGGCCGGGATCGCGCTGGTGGGTACCGAGGTCAAGAGTCTGCGCGAGGGTAAGGCCTCGCTGGTGGACGCCTTCGCGACCGTCGACAACGGCGAGGTGTGGCTGCGGGGCCTGCACATTCCCGAATTCAGCCACGGCACCTGGACCAACCACTCGCCGCGCCGGGTGCGCAAACTGCTGCTGCACAAGCGCGAGATCGAGCGACTGGTCGGCAAGTCACGCGAGGGCAACCAGACCTTGGTGCCGCTGTCGATGTACTTCTCCGACGGCAAGGTCAAGGTCGAACTCGCGCTCGCCAAGGGTAAGCAGGACTACGACAAGCGACAGGATCTGGCCAAGCGCACGGCAGAGCGCGAGGTCACCCGTGAACTAGGACGGCGTATCAAAGGTATGCGTTGA
- the phoA gene encoding alkaline phosphatase, which produces MSSRSKIRLRAGAALGAAMLVAALAACGSSGSTPGNGDLISPKAQGEVSQNGGARRTIGDRTDALRASINGSQAKNVILLIGDGMGDSEITVARNVAEGAGGYFKGIDALPLTGSYTHYSLDKTTGKPDYVTDSAASASAWATGTKTYNGAIGVDLKGAPQANLLEIAKANGKATGNVTTAELQDATPAGLAAHVTDRKCYGPEETALKCPTNASEKGGLGSISEQLLDTRADVTLGGGSTSFAQQATAGQWQGQTLSDQAKARGYHLVTDRSGLEGVSKADQDAPVLGLFAPGNMPVRWAGEKAVRDGLNLPAQTCRPNPDRAATAPTLAGMTTKAIDLLKDRKDGFFLQVEGASIDKQDHAANPCGQVGETVDLDEAVQAALEFAEQDGNTLVIVTADHAHSSQIVPLDTKSASLTSKVVTKDGAEMGISYGNGEDGGSQEHTGTQLRVAAYGPRAANVVGLTDQTDLFFTISDSLGLDRTKKTTAGK; this is translated from the coding sequence ATGTCGTCTCGGTCGAAGATCCGTTTACGCGCGGGTGCCGCGTTGGGTGCCGCCATGTTGGTCGCAGCGCTGGCCGCTTGTGGGTCTTCGGGCTCGACCCCGGGCAACGGCGATCTCATCAGCCCGAAGGCACAGGGTGAGGTGAGTCAGAACGGTGGCGCCCGTCGCACCATCGGCGACCGGACCGACGCACTGCGCGCGTCCATCAATGGCAGCCAGGCCAAGAACGTGATCCTGCTGATCGGCGACGGCATGGGCGACTCCGAGATCACCGTCGCGCGCAATGTCGCCGAGGGCGCGGGCGGCTACTTCAAGGGCATCGACGCGCTGCCGCTCACCGGCTCCTACACGCACTACTCGCTCGACAAGACCACCGGAAAGCCGGACTACGTCACCGATTCCGCGGCCAGCGCCAGCGCATGGGCGACCGGCACCAAGACCTACAACGGTGCGATCGGCGTCGACCTGAAGGGTGCGCCGCAGGCCAACCTGCTGGAGATCGCCAAGGCCAACGGCAAGGCCACCGGCAATGTGACCACGGCCGAGCTCCAGGACGCGACCCCGGCCGGGCTCGCCGCGCACGTGACCGACCGCAAGTGCTACGGGCCCGAAGAGACCGCGCTGAAATGCCCGACCAACGCCTCGGAGAAGGGCGGGCTCGGCTCGATCAGCGAGCAGTTGCTCGACACCCGCGCCGATGTCACGCTCGGCGGCGGTTCGACGAGCTTCGCGCAGCAGGCGACCGCGGGCCAGTGGCAGGGTCAGACCCTCAGCGACCAGGCCAAGGCGCGCGGCTACCACCTCGTTACGGATCGCAGTGGCCTGGAAGGGGTTTCGAAGGCGGACCAAGACGCTCCGGTGCTCGGTCTGTTCGCACCGGGCAATATGCCGGTCCGCTGGGCCGGCGAGAAGGCCGTACGCGACGGACTCAACCTCCCGGCCCAGACCTGCCGCCCCAATCCCGACCGCGCCGCCACCGCGCCCACGCTGGCCGGTATGACGACCAAGGCGATCGACCTGCTGAAGGACCGCAAGGACGGGTTCTTCCTACAGGTCGAAGGCGCGTCCATCGATAAGCAGGACCACGCCGCGAACCCGTGCGGACAGGTCGGTGAGACCGTCGACCTAGACGAGGCGGTGCAGGCCGCGCTCGAATTCGCCGAGCAGGACGGCAACACCCTGGTCATCGTGACCGCGGACCACGCGCACAGCAGTCAGATCGTCCCGCTCGACACCAAATCGGCATCGCTGACCAGCAAGGTGGTGACCAAGGACGGTGCCGAGATGGGCATCTCCTACGGCAACGGTGAGGACGGCGGATCGCAGGAGCACACCGGTACCCAGCTGCGTGTTGCCGCCTACGGCCCGCGCGCGGCGAATGTGGTCGGCCTGACCGATCAGACGGACCTGTTCTTCACCATCTCCGATTCGCTCGGCCTGGACCGAACCAAGAAGACGACGGCCGGAAAGTAG
- the recQ gene encoding DNA helicase RecQ gives MGRVDSPETFADVLTDGDTRTESDAAQEVLRRVFGYDSFRGDQREIVEHVVGGGDALVLMPTGGGKSLCYQVPSLVRPGVGVVVSPLIALMQDQVDALSALGVRAGFLNSTQFPDERRMVEAQFVAGELDLLYLAPERLRLETTAALLDRGKVALFAIDEAHCVSQWGHDFRPDYLGLSMLHERWPDVPRIALTATATAKTSDEIVERLDLGAARRFVASFDRPNIQYRIEPKNRPERQLLEFIKTEHAGDAGIVYCLSRNSVEKTAAFLTENGVSAVPYHAGLDSRTRSTNQSRFLREDGLVVVATIAFGMGIDKPDVRFVAHLDLPKSVEGYYQETGRAGRDGLPSTAWMVYGLNDVVQQRKMIDSSDGDATHRRQLQLHLDAMLALCETVACRRTQLLGYFGQPGQACGNCDTCLTPPESWDGTVPAQKVLSTVLRLKRERGQSFGAGHIVDILLGKSNPKVLQHDHHELKVFGIGTDLRDVEWRGVVRQLLAQGLLAVHGDYGVLTLTDASNEVLFDGREVLLRREPERATKPARVAKTAKGKSPAADLAPADVPLFEKLREWRAATAKEQGVPAYVVFHDATLREIVARKPASLSELGTVGGVGENKLAKYGEGVLAVLAGE, from the coding sequence ATGGGCCGCGTGGACTCCCCCGAAACTTTCGCGGATGTACTGACCGACGGCGACACACGCACCGAATCCGATGCGGCGCAAGAGGTTCTACGCCGGGTGTTCGGCTATGACAGCTTCCGCGGCGACCAGCGGGAGATCGTCGAGCACGTGGTCGGTGGCGGGGACGCGCTGGTCCTGATGCCGACCGGCGGCGGCAAGTCGCTCTGCTATCAGGTCCCGTCGCTGGTGCGTCCCGGTGTCGGCGTGGTGGTGTCGCCGCTGATCGCGCTCATGCAGGATCAGGTGGACGCGCTCAGTGCACTCGGCGTGCGCGCCGGATTCCTGAACTCCACCCAGTTCCCGGATGAGCGCCGGATGGTCGAGGCACAGTTCGTCGCGGGAGAGCTGGATCTGCTCTACCTCGCGCCGGAGCGGCTACGGCTGGAAACAACTGCCGCCCTACTGGATCGCGGCAAGGTGGCGCTCTTCGCGATCGACGAGGCGCACTGCGTCTCGCAGTGGGGCCACGACTTCCGGCCCGACTATCTCGGCCTGTCCATGCTGCACGAACGCTGGCCCGATGTGCCGCGCATCGCGCTCACCGCGACCGCGACGGCCAAAACCAGTGACGAGATCGTCGAGCGCCTGGATCTCGGCGCGGCCCGGCGCTTCGTGGCCAGCTTCGACCGGCCGAATATCCAATACCGGATCGAACCGAAGAACCGGCCCGAGCGCCAGCTGCTGGAATTCATCAAGACCGAGCACGCGGGTGACGCGGGCATTGTCTATTGCCTGTCGCGCAATTCGGTGGAGAAGACCGCGGCCTTCCTCACCGAGAACGGCGTCAGCGCGGTGCCGTATCACGCGGGTCTGGATTCGCGCACCCGCAGCACCAACCAGTCACGGTTCCTGCGCGAGGACGGCCTCGTGGTGGTCGCGACGATCGCCTTCGGCATGGGCATCGACAAGCCCGACGTGCGCTTCGTCGCCCACCTCGACCTGCCCAAATCGGTGGAGGGGTACTACCAGGAGACCGGACGAGCCGGGCGCGACGGCCTGCCCTCGACCGCGTGGATGGTCTACGGGCTCAACGATGTGGTGCAGCAGCGCAAGATGATCGACTCCTCCGACGGTGACGCCACCCATCGCCGACAGCTCCAGTTGCATCTGGACGCGATGCTGGCGCTGTGCGAAACGGTGGCCTGCCGCCGCACTCAGCTGCTGGGGTACTTCGGACAGCCCGGCCAGGCCTGCGGCAACTGCGATACCTGCCTGACCCCACCGGAATCCTGGGACGGTACGGTGCCCGCGCAGAAGGTGCTCTCGACGGTGCTGCGGCTGAAACGTGAACGGGGACAGAGCTTCGGTGCCGGTCATATCGTCGACATCCTGCTCGGCAAGTCCAATCCCAAAGTGCTGCAACATGATCACCATGAGTTGAAGGTGTTCGGGATCGGCACGGATCTGCGTGATGTCGAATGGCGCGGTGTCGTAAGGCAATTGCTCGCCCAAGGGCTGCTCGCCGTACACGGCGACTACGGGGTACTCACCCTTACCGACGCCAGCAATGAGGTGCTGTTCGATGGTAGGGAAGTGCTGCTGCGCCGCGAGCCGGAGCGGGCGACGAAACCGGCCAGGGTGGCCAAGACCGCGAAGGGCAAGTCCCCGGCCGCCGATCTGGCGCCTGCGGATGTGCCGCTGTTCGAGAAGTTGCGCGAATGGCGTGCCGCGACGGCCAAGGAGCAGGGTGTGCCCGCCTATGTCGTATTCCATGACGCGACGTTGCGCGAGATCGTGGCGCGCAAGCCCGCGAGCCTGTCCGAACTGGGAACGGTCGGCGGTGTCGGTGAGAACAAGCTGGCGAAGTACGGCGAGGGTGTGCTGGCGGTACTAGCCGGAGAGTGA
- the ftsX gene encoding permease-like cell division protein FtsX, whose amino-acid sequence MRLGFLFDEVFTGLRRNVTMTIAMILTTAVSLTMLGGGLLALRIADKTQDYFMDRVEIRLYLTDLVSATDTDCSEQPCQLLMSDLKKTDGVVSVQFINSDEAMQEATEVTFKDQPEMLDMIKDTRLPASLRVKMTDADQYPRIYQTFRDKPGIQSVLNDKDTVDRLVGVFDGLRNAAFGLAGLQALAALLLIANMVQIAAFSRREEVGIMRMVGATRWYTQLPFLLEAVVAALAGSVLAVVGLFLAQPLVVNRGLGALFNSNVFPHITNEDIALVSLTIAPLGIVFAAITAYGTLRYYVRD is encoded by the coding sequence ATGCGCCTCGGATTTCTGTTCGACGAGGTCTTCACCGGTCTGCGTCGCAATGTCACCATGACCATCGCGATGATCCTGACCACCGCGGTGTCGCTGACCATGCTCGGCGGCGGTCTGCTCGCCTTGCGGATCGCCGATAAGACCCAGGATTACTTCATGGATCGAGTCGAGATCCGGCTCTATCTCACCGACCTGGTCTCCGCGACGGATACCGACTGTTCCGAACAGCCGTGTCAGTTGCTGATGTCGGATCTGAAGAAGACCGACGGCGTGGTCTCGGTCCAGTTCATCAACAGCGACGAGGCGATGCAGGAAGCCACCGAGGTGACCTTCAAGGATCAGCCGGAGATGCTGGATATGATCAAGGACACCCGGCTGCCCGCGTCGCTGCGGGTGAAGATGACCGATGCCGATCAGTACCCGAGGATCTACCAGACGTTCCGCGACAAGCCGGGCATCCAGAGCGTGCTCAATGACAAGGACACCGTGGACCGGTTGGTCGGGGTGTTCGACGGACTGCGGAACGCGGCATTCGGGTTGGCGGGGTTGCAGGCATTAGCGGCGCTGTTGCTGATTGCGAATATGGTGCAGATCGCGGCATTCAGTCGGCGCGAAGAGGTCGGCATCATGCGGATGGTCGGCGCGACGCGCTGGTATACCCAGTTGCCATTCCTTTTGGAGGCGGTCGTCGCGGCGCTGGCCGGCTCGGTTCTGGCGGTCGTCGGGTTGTTCCTCGCACAGCCGTTGGTGGTCAATCGTGGGCTCGGTGCGTTGTTCAACAGCAACGTCTTTCCGCATATCACCAATGAGGACATCGCGTTGGTGTCGTTGACCATCGCGCCGCTCGGCATCGTCTTCGCGGCGATCACCGCCTACGGCACGTTGCGCTACTACGTTCGCGATTAG
- the ftsE gene encoding cell division ATP-binding protein FtsE, whose translation MITMRNVTKSYQTSTRPALDNITVDVGKGEFVFIIGPSGSGKSTFMRLLLKEEAPTAGEIQVADFQVDRLPGRKVPKLRQRMGCVFQDFRLLQQKTVAQNVAFALEVIGKRRQFIHRTVPEVLDMVGLGGKADRLPHELSGGEQQRVAIARAFVNRPLVLLADEPTGNLDPDTSGDIMLLLERINRIGTTVVMATHDNHIVDAMRKRVVELDRGRLIRDDATGVYGVGR comes from the coding sequence GTGATCACCATGCGGAACGTGACAAAGTCGTATCAGACCTCGACGCGACCCGCGCTGGACAACATCACCGTCGATGTGGGCAAAGGCGAATTCGTCTTCATCATCGGACCGTCCGGTTCGGGCAAGTCGACCTTTATGCGACTGCTGTTGAAAGAGGAAGCCCCGACCGCGGGCGAGATTCAGGTCGCCGACTTCCAGGTCGACCGGCTGCCCGGGCGGAAGGTGCCGAAGTTGCGTCAGCGCATGGGGTGCGTCTTCCAGGATTTCCGGCTGCTGCAGCAGAAGACCGTCGCGCAGAACGTGGCGTTCGCGCTGGAGGTGATCGGCAAGCGGCGCCAGTTCATCCACCGGACCGTGCCCGAGGTGCTCGATATGGTCGGGCTGGGTGGCAAGGCCGACCGGTTGCCGCACGAACTGTCCGGTGGTGAGCAGCAGCGCGTGGCGATCGCCAGGGCCTTCGTGAACCGGCCGCTGGTCCTGCTCGCCGACGAGCCGACCGGCAATCTCGATCCGGACACCAGCGGCGACATCATGCTGCTGCTGGAGCGGATCAACCGCATCGGCACCACCGTGGTGATGGCGACGCACGACAATCACATCGTCGACGCGATGCGAAAGAGAGTGGTGGAATTGGACCGCGGCCGCCTGATTCGTGATGACGCCACCGGTGTCTACGGGGTGGGCCGGTAA
- a CDS encoding mechanosensitive ion channel family protein has protein sequence MDVPQAFSTSTDFTTWLRSSGLEIVLLVLGAVLCSRFATFVRDRITRKIDAQFRSSDALVRSEAAKHRHALAQVVTWVVLTIVYVLVGMEVLRRMGFAVTGLVAPAAVLGAALGFGAQRIVQDILAGFFLITERQYGFGDVVRIAVTGSAEQAEGTVEDVTLRITTLRNADGEVITVPNGQIVKVTNLSKDWARAAIDVPVAASVDITRINEILHEVGTTAYEDRRLRPLLLDEPSVMGVEDLTVDQMNIRMVARTLPGKQFEVGRELRVRVAAALRREGISETT, from the coding sequence TTGGACGTACCCCAGGCCTTCTCCACGTCCACCGACTTCACCACCTGGCTGCGTTCATCCGGCTTAGAGATCGTCCTGCTGGTTCTGGGGGCGGTGCTGTGCAGCCGTTTCGCCACCTTCGTCCGGGACCGGATCACCCGCAAGATCGATGCCCAGTTCCGTAGCAGTGACGCGCTGGTGCGCTCCGAGGCGGCCAAGCATCGGCACGCGCTGGCACAGGTCGTCACCTGGGTGGTGCTGACCATTGTCTATGTCCTGGTGGGCATGGAGGTGCTGCGGCGGATGGGTTTCGCGGTCACCGGTCTGGTCGCGCCCGCCGCGGTGCTCGGCGCCGCGCTCGGCTTCGGCGCGCAGCGGATCGTGCAGGACATTCTTGCCGGATTTTTCCTGATCACCGAGCGGCAGTACGGATTTGGTGATGTGGTTCGCATCGCGGTCACTGGATCCGCGGAGCAGGCCGAGGGTACCGTCGAGGACGTCACGTTGCGGATCACCACACTGCGCAACGCAGATGGTGAGGTGATCACCGTGCCCAATGGTCAGATCGTCAAAGTGACGAATCTGTCGAAGGATTGGGCGCGCGCCGCGATCGATGTTCCGGTCGCGGCGAGTGTCGATATCACCAGGATCAACGAGATCCTGCACGAGGTCGGTACAACGGCGTACGAGGACCGAAGGTTGCGGCCGCTGCTGCTCGACGAACCCAGCGTGATGGGTGTCGAAGACCTGACAGTGGACCAGATGAACATTCGAATGGTTGCCAGAACGTTGCCAGGCAAGCAATTCGAAGTCGGTCGCGAGTTGCGGGTGCGAGTCGCCGCGGCATTGCGCCGGGAGGGAATCAGTGAGACCACGTAG
- the prfB gene encoding peptide chain release factor 2 yields the protein MHPDVSADIAELDATLKTVESVLDVEELRRRIDELEHQAADPDLWNNQEHAQQVTSELSHAQSELRRVEELRQRLDDLSILYELAEDEQGEARVAALADADAERAALHGDVEAMEVRTLLSGEYDKREALVNIRSGAGGVDAADWAEMLMRMYIRWADRHKYSVEVYDTSYAEEAGIKSATFAVKSPYAYGTLSVEMGTHRLVRISPFDNQGRRQTSFAEVEVLPVVETTDHIEIPEGEVRVDVYRSSGPGGQSVNTTDSAVRLTHVPTGIVVTCQNEKSQLQNKISAMRVLQAKLLERKRQEERAEMDALKTNEGASWGNQMRSYVLHPYQMVKDLRTNYEVNNPSAVLDGDIDGFIESGIRWRMREQAS from the coding sequence GTGCATCCTGACGTCTCCGCTGATATCGCCGAACTCGACGCCACTCTCAAGACCGTCGAGTCGGTCCTCGATGTCGAGGAGCTGCGGCGACGGATCGATGAGCTCGAGCACCAGGCCGCCGATCCCGATCTGTGGAACAACCAGGAGCACGCGCAGCAGGTCACCAGTGAGCTGTCGCATGCCCAGAGCGAGTTGCGCCGGGTCGAGGAGCTGCGCCAGCGGCTCGACGATCTATCGATCCTCTACGAACTGGCCGAGGACGAGCAGGGCGAGGCCAGGGTGGCCGCGCTCGCCGACGCCGACGCCGAGCGCGCCGCGCTGCACGGTGACGTGGAGGCCATGGAGGTCCGCACCCTGCTCTCGGGCGAGTACGACAAGCGCGAGGCATTGGTCAACATCCGTTCCGGCGCGGGTGGCGTGGACGCCGCCGACTGGGCCGAGATGCTGATGCGCATGTACATCCGCTGGGCCGACCGGCACAAGTACTCCGTCGAGGTCTACGACACCTCCTACGCCGAAGAGGCGGGCATCAAGAGCGCCACCTTCGCGGTGAAGTCGCCCTATGCCTACGGCACGTTGAGCGTCGAGATGGGCACCCACCGACTGGTCCGGATCAGCCCGTTCGACAACCAGGGCCGCCGCCAGACCTCCTTCGCCGAGGTCGAGGTGCTGCCGGTGGTCGAGACCACCGACCACATCGAGATTCCCGAGGGTGAGGTCCGCGTCGATGTGTATCGCTCGTCGGGTCCCGGCGGTCAGAGCGTCAACACCACCGACTCGGCCGTGCGGCTCACCCACGTCCCGACCGGCATCGTCGTCACCTGTCAGAACGAGAAATCCCAACTGCAGAACAAGATTTCGGCCATGCGCGTACTGCAGGCCAAACTGCTCGAGCGCAAGCGGCAGGAGGAGCGCGCCGAGATGGACGCGCTCAAGACCAACGAGGGCGCGTCCTGGGGCAACCAGATGCGCTCCTACGTGCTGCATCCGTACCAGATGGTCAAGGATCTGCGCACCAACTACGAAGTCAACAACCCGAGTGCCGTGCTCGACGGCGATATCGATGGTTTCATCGAATCCGGAATTCGTTGGCGAATGCGAGAGCAGGCGAGCTAG
- a CDS encoding helix-turn-helix transcriptional regulator, translating into MSDNELGLFLRTRREAVTPAQVGLPTGPRRRTPGLRRAELATLAGVSVEYITRLEQGRDRRPSPPVLSALADALGLAPSERIHLHRLTKSADAGFSCMGGAQPPREVRPAVRAILDRLEPAPALVVNRLREVLAWTDGYERLMAPLGLLDDEHRNLALFVFTDPHARTAYPDWDHVADETVAALKAGPFRTDPHIAALADELTIAAGAEFTRRVESVPSLAAATGITRLTHPDAGNLRLTYETLDLSADDDQQLLIYLPADESTATALDALAGRRPGGLRMVTG; encoded by the coding sequence GTGAGTGATAACGAGCTGGGTCTGTTCCTGCGCACTCGTCGCGAAGCGGTGACGCCCGCCCAGGTCGGGTTGCCCACCGGTCCGCGCCGCCGGACTCCCGGACTGCGCCGCGCCGAACTGGCCACCCTGGCCGGAGTGAGTGTCGAATACATCACCCGCCTCGAGCAGGGCCGCGATCGCCGACCCTCACCGCCGGTGCTGTCCGCCCTCGCCGACGCACTCGGATTGGCGCCGAGTGAACGGATCCACCTGCACCGGCTCACCAAGTCCGCCGATGCCGGATTCAGCTGTATGGGCGGTGCGCAACCACCGCGCGAGGTTCGTCCCGCGGTCCGCGCCATCCTCGATCGCCTGGAACCCGCACCCGCGCTGGTCGTCAACCGTTTGCGTGAGGTGCTCGCCTGGACCGACGGCTACGAACGCCTGATGGCTCCGCTCGGACTTCTCGACGACGAGCACCGCAACCTGGCACTGTTCGTCTTCACCGACCCCCACGCCCGCACGGCGTACCCCGACTGGGACCACGTCGCCGACGAAACGGTCGCCGCGCTGAAGGCAGGTCCGTTCCGTACCGACCCGCATATCGCCGCACTCGCCGACGAACTCACCATTGCCGCGGGTGCGGAGTTCACCCGCCGGGTCGAATCCGTTCCCAGCCTCGCCGCGGCCACCGGCATCACCCGCCTGACCCACCCCGACGCGGGAAACCTACGCCTGACCTACGAAACCCTTGATCTCTCCGCCGACGACGACCAGCAGCTGCTCATCTATCTACCCGCGGATGAGTCCACCGCGACCGCCCTCGACGCACTGGCCGGTCGCCGTCCCGGCGGCCTCCGCATGGTCACCGGCTGA
- a CDS encoding NADPH-dependent FMN reductase, which produces MSSTPLRLAVIIGSVREGRFAPAVASWFVEQAARHGEFEIDLIDLAEAELPLALPAVSPMLEPDPERPAGMVDLSRRLSAADAFVILTPDYNRSYPASLKAAIDWHFTQWDAKAIGFVGYSGASGGLLAIEHLRQVFNELNAHTVRNYVSFPRYYLLFDAEGKLREPEEPAAAAQAMLDQLHWWASALTAARAVPAA; this is translated from the coding sequence ATGTCCAGTACACCCTTGAGGCTCGCGGTGATCATCGGCAGCGTTCGGGAGGGACGCTTCGCCCCCGCGGTCGCCAGCTGGTTCGTCGAGCAGGCGGCGCGCCACGGCGAGTTCGAGATCGACCTCATCGATCTGGCCGAGGCCGAACTGCCGTTGGCGCTGCCCGCGGTGTCCCCGATGCTCGAGCCCGATCCGGAACGTCCCGCCGGAATGGTCGACCTCAGCAGGCGGCTCAGCGCGGCCGACGCGTTCGTGATCCTCACTCCCGACTACAACCGCAGCTATCCGGCATCACTGAAGGCGGCCATCGACTGGCACTTCACCCAATGGGACGCGAAGGCCATCGGGTTCGTCGGCTACAGCGGCGCGAGCGGCGGCCTGCTCGCCATCGAACACCTGCGCCAGGTCTTCAACGAACTCAACGCCCACACTGTCCGCAACTACGTCAGCTTCCCGCGCTACTACCTCCTCTTCGATGCCGAGGGCAAGCTGCGCGAACCCGAGGAGCCGGCCGCCGCCGCCCAGGCCATGCTCGACCAATTGCACTGGTGGGCAAGCGCCCTCACCGCCGCCCGCGCCGTCCCCGCCGCCTGA